A portion of the Canis lupus baileyi chromosome 6, mCanLup2.hap1, whole genome shotgun sequence genome contains these proteins:
- the TIPRL gene encoding TIP41-like protein isoform X1 translates to MRKGGPASGLADELHMPSLPEMMFGDNVLRIQHGSGFGIEFNATDALRCVNNYQGMLKVACAEEWQESRTEGEHSKEVIKPYDWTYTTDYKGTLLGESLKLKVVPTTDHIDTEKLKAREQIKFFEEVLLFEDELHDHGVSSLSVKIRVMPSSFFLLLRFFLRIDGVLIRMNDTRLYHEADKTYMLREYTSRESKIANLMHVSPSLFTEPNEISQYLPIKEAVCEKLLFPERIDPNPADSQESRPVE, encoded by the exons GTTAGCTGATGAATTACATATGCCATCTCTCCCTGAAATGATGTTTGGAGACAACGTTTTAAGAATCCAGCATGGCTCTGGCTTTGGGATTGAGTTCAATGCTACAGATGCATTAAGATGTGTAAACAACTATCAAGGAATGCTTAAAGTAGCCTGTGCTGAAGAGTGGCAGGAAAGCAG GACGGAGGGTGAACACTCCAAGGAAGTTATTAAACCATACGATTGGACCTATACAACAGATTATAAGGGGACATTACTTGGAGAATCACTTAAGTTAAAG gtCGTACCTACAACAGATCatatagatacagagaaattGAAAGCCAGAGAACAgattaaattttttgaagaagTTCTCCTGTTTGAGGATGAACTTCATGATCATGGAGTTTCAAGTCTGAGTGTTAAAATT AGAGTAATGCCTTCTAGCTTTTTCCTGCTGTTGCGATTTTTCTTGAGAATCGATGGGGTGCTTATCAGAATGAATGACACAAGACTTTACCACGAG GCCGACAAGACCTACATGTTACGAGAATATACGTCACGAGAGAGCAAAATTGCTAATTTAATG CATGTTTCACCTTCCCTCTTCACGGAACCTAATGAAATATCACAGTATTTACCGATAAAGGAGGCAGTTTGTGAGAAGCTACTATTTCCAGAAAGAATTGATCCCAACCCTGCAGACTCACAAGAAAGTAGACCTGTGGAATAG
- the TIPRL gene encoding TIP41-like protein isoform X3, which translates to MPSLPEMMFGDNVLRIQHGSGFGIEFNATDALRCVNNYQGMLKVACAEEWQESRTEGEHSKEVIKPYDWTYTTDYKGTLLGESLKLKVVPTTDHIDTEKLKAREQIKFFEEVLLFEDELHDHGVSSLSVKIRVMPSSFFLLLRFFLRIDGVLIRMNDTRLYHEADKTYMLREYTSRESKIANLMHVSPSLFTEPNEISQYLPIKEAVCEKLLFPERIDPNPADSQESRPVE; encoded by the exons ATGCCATCTCTCCCTGAAATGATGTTTGGAGACAACGTTTTAAGAATCCAGCATGGCTCTGGCTTTGGGATTGAGTTCAATGCTACAGATGCATTAAGATGTGTAAACAACTATCAAGGAATGCTTAAAGTAGCCTGTGCTGAAGAGTGGCAGGAAAGCAG GACGGAGGGTGAACACTCCAAGGAAGTTATTAAACCATACGATTGGACCTATACAACAGATTATAAGGGGACATTACTTGGAGAATCACTTAAGTTAAAG gtCGTACCTACAACAGATCatatagatacagagaaattGAAAGCCAGAGAACAgattaaattttttgaagaagTTCTCCTGTTTGAGGATGAACTTCATGATCATGGAGTTTCAAGTCTGAGTGTTAAAATT AGAGTAATGCCTTCTAGCTTTTTCCTGCTGTTGCGATTTTTCTTGAGAATCGATGGGGTGCTTATCAGAATGAATGACACAAGACTTTACCACGAG GCCGACAAGACCTACATGTTACGAGAATATACGTCACGAGAGAGCAAAATTGCTAATTTAATG CATGTTTCACCTTCCCTCTTCACGGAACCTAATGAAATATCACAGTATTTACCGATAAAGGAGGCAGTTTGTGAGAAGCTACTATTTCCAGAAAGAATTGATCCCAACCCTGCAGACTCACAAGAAAGTAGACCTGTGGAATAG